One region of Alcanivorax sediminis genomic DNA includes:
- a CDS encoding AI-2E family transporter, with product MHTGKSETLEQRAFLLTLVGVSLVFAMLLQPFWAPVFWACAISVIFYPFQKRLLTRWPNRRNLVALLTLILCIVLVIIPVLFVATSFVSEGVGLFQKVQSGEINLAEYVDKIKHAFPGLQSLAERFDIDLDRVKQQAVQAFTGAGQFLAKRALAVGQNTFQFFLNLGLMLYLAFFLIRDGDNMIAMLIRALPLGDEREKLLFAKFAEVTRATIKGNLVVAITQGALGGLIFWILGIPGAMLWGVVMAVLSLIPAVGAGLIWLPVAVYLYAVGDMVEATVLLLYGVFIIGLVDNILRPILVGRDTKLPDYVVLFSTLGGLAMFGITGFALGPLLAALFVAFWGIFIREFNESEPAALPEQPQAVSSGSESP from the coding sequence ATGCATACAGGGAAGTCGGAAACGCTGGAGCAACGAGCCTTTCTGCTCACGTTGGTGGGCGTCAGCCTGGTGTTTGCCATGCTGCTGCAGCCCTTCTGGGCGCCGGTGTTCTGGGCTTGTGCGATCAGCGTGATCTTTTATCCGTTCCAGAAGCGGTTGCTGACTCGCTGGCCAAACCGGCGCAACCTGGTGGCGCTGCTGACCCTGATTCTCTGCATTGTGCTGGTGATTATTCCGGTGCTGTTTGTGGCCACGTCCTTCGTCAGTGAAGGGGTGGGGCTGTTCCAGAAAGTCCAGAGTGGTGAGATCAATCTGGCCGAGTACGTGGACAAGATCAAACATGCCTTCCCGGGTCTCCAGTCGTTGGCCGAGCGCTTCGATATTGATCTGGATCGGGTCAAGCAGCAGGCCGTGCAGGCGTTCACGGGGGCCGGCCAGTTTCTTGCCAAACGTGCGTTGGCAGTGGGACAGAACACCTTCCAGTTTTTCCTCAATCTGGGGTTGATGCTGTATCTGGCGTTCTTCCTGATTCGCGATGGCGACAACATGATTGCCATGTTGATTCGTGCCCTGCCCCTCGGGGATGAGCGCGAAAAACTGCTGTTCGCCAAGTTTGCTGAGGTGACCCGTGCGACCATCAAGGGCAACCTGGTCGTGGCCATTACCCAGGGGGCACTGGGTGGCCTGATCTTCTGGATTCTTGGTATCCCCGGTGCCATGTTGTGGGGGGTGGTGATGGCGGTGCTGTCGCTGATCCCGGCGGTGGGTGCTGGCCTGATCTGGCTACCGGTGGCCGTTTACCTGTATGCCGTAGGTGATATGGTGGAGGCAACGGTGCTGTTGCTTTACGGCGTATTCATTATCGGTCTGGTAGATAATATTCTTCGTCCTATTCTGGTGGGACGAGACACCAAGCTACCGGATTATGTGGTGCTGTTTTCTACCCTGGGCGGTCTGGCCATGTTCGGCATCACCGGCTTTGCGCTGGGGCCATTACTGGCTGCACTGTTTGTGGCCTTCTGGGGCATTTTTATCCGTGAATTTAACGAGAGCGAACCTGCCGCGCTGCCAGAGCAGCCACAAGCGGTCAGCTCCGGGAGTGAGTCACCATGA
- a CDS encoding efflux RND transporter permease subunit, producing MNIAEYSIRHKVVSWLFTLVLLVGGAVSFTRLGQLEDPEFTLKIAMVIAQYPGASPRQVEEEVTLPMEEAIQSLPYVKAVTSISSSGLSQVQVEMKPEYRASQLKQIWDELRHKMTDLQGQLPPGAGTVQVYDDFGDVYGILMAITGDGYSYEDMQDYADFLRRELVLVKGVGKVVVGGQRQEQVLVEISRTRLASLGISPERIFGLLQTQNAVNPAGKVRVGDEYIRIYPTGEFPTVQAMGSLLISDPGADELVYLRDVATIERGYAEVPDHLYRFNGGPALTLGVSFTSGVNVVDVGGHVQNRLAELEYQRPVGMSLATIYNQPIEVDNSVSAFMLNLGEAVAIVIAVLLVFMGVRSGVLMGGVLLLTILGTFIMMKVMAIDLQRISLGALIIALGMLVDNAIVVTEGILVGMKRGLSKLEAAAEIVRQTIWPLLGATVIAIMAFAPIGLSDDATGEYTNSLFWVLLISLMLSWITAITLVPFFAELFFDDKDVGSQDGEGEDPYKGRIFVLYRRMLDRAIHHRVLTLSGMGLLMVLALVGFGFVKQAFFPPSNTPMYLVDYWLPQGSDIRATQESVARLEASLLEMESVTQVTSTIGRGAERFMLPYAPEKSYPSYAQLIVQVADREQIEAALSDTRDLIREQHLQAFAKVKRLMIGPSPAASIEARFSGPDPATLRELGLKAKEIMAADGALESIRHDWRQQEKVIRPQFQEAQARRAGISREDLDNTLALNFSGRTVGLYRDGSKLLPIVARPPDEERLSANNLNDVQVWSPVYATYIPISQVVSDFSTEWENALIMRRDRKRTLTVQAEPDVLGDETADHVLRRIRPQIEALELPPGYALTWGGEYEASRDAQAAVFGSLPLGYLFMFIITMLLFDSLRQPLVIWATVPLAIIGVTLGLLLLNAPFGFMALLGFLSLSGMLVKNGIVLVEQIKLEMTEREPLDAVVHASVSRVRPVCMAAITTVLGMVPLLFDAFFESMAVVIMFGLGFATILTLVVVPVLYTLVYGIKARKGVPV from the coding sequence ATGAATATTGCCGAGTACAGCATTCGCCACAAGGTGGTGAGCTGGCTGTTTACCCTGGTGCTGCTGGTGGGAGGAGCGGTCAGCTTCACCCGGCTTGGGCAGCTGGAAGATCCGGAATTCACCCTCAAGATTGCCATGGTCATCGCCCAGTACCCGGGTGCCTCACCGCGTCAGGTTGAGGAAGAAGTGACCCTGCCGATGGAGGAGGCCATTCAGAGCCTGCCCTACGTCAAGGCAGTCACGTCCATTTCAAGCAGTGGTCTGTCGCAGGTGCAGGTGGAAATGAAGCCCGAATACCGGGCCAGTCAGCTCAAGCAGATCTGGGACGAGCTGCGCCACAAGATGACCGACCTGCAAGGGCAGTTGCCGCCGGGGGCCGGCACCGTTCAGGTGTATGACGACTTCGGCGATGTGTACGGCATTCTGATGGCGATCACCGGAGACGGTTACAGCTACGAAGATATGCAGGACTACGCGGACTTCCTGCGCCGTGAGCTGGTGCTGGTGAAAGGCGTAGGCAAAGTGGTGGTGGGGGGGCAGCGTCAGGAGCAGGTGCTGGTGGAAATTTCCCGCACCCGGCTGGCGTCCCTGGGCATCAGCCCGGAGCGCATCTTCGGTCTGCTGCAAACCCAGAATGCGGTGAACCCGGCCGGCAAGGTACGGGTGGGCGACGAGTACATTCGCATCTATCCCACCGGCGAGTTTCCCACGGTGCAGGCCATGGGCAGCCTGCTGATTTCAGATCCCGGGGCCGACGAGCTGGTCTACTTGCGCGATGTGGCCACCATCGAGCGTGGCTATGCGGAAGTGCCGGATCATCTCTACCGCTTCAATGGCGGCCCGGCCCTGACCCTGGGTGTGTCGTTCACCTCGGGTGTGAATGTGGTGGATGTGGGGGGGCACGTGCAGAACCGTCTGGCGGAGCTGGAGTACCAGCGTCCGGTGGGCATGTCCCTGGCCACGATTTATAACCAGCCCATCGAAGTGGATAACTCGGTGAGTGCATTCATGCTCAACCTGGGTGAGGCGGTGGCCATCGTCATTGCTGTGCTGCTGGTGTTCATGGGGGTGCGTTCCGGTGTGCTGATGGGGGGTGTTCTGTTGCTCACGATTCTTGGCACTTTCATCATGATGAAGGTCATGGCCATTGATCTGCAGCGGATTTCGCTGGGGGCGCTGATCATCGCTCTCGGCATGCTGGTAGATAACGCCATCGTGGTCACTGAAGGCATTCTGGTGGGCATGAAACGTGGCCTGTCCAAACTGGAAGCGGCGGCGGAGATTGTGCGTCAGACCATCTGGCCGCTGCTGGGGGCCACGGTGATTGCCATCATGGCCTTCGCCCCCATTGGGCTGTCTGATGATGCCACCGGTGAATACACCAACAGCCTGTTCTGGGTGCTGTTGATTTCACTGATGCTGAGCTGGATTACAGCCATCACGCTGGTGCCGTTTTTTGCCGAGCTGTTCTTCGACGACAAGGATGTGGGTAGCCAGGACGGTGAGGGTGAAGATCCCTACAAGGGACGCATCTTCGTGCTCTATCGTCGCATGCTGGATCGGGCCATCCATCACCGGGTACTGACCCTGTCCGGGATGGGGCTGTTAATGGTGTTGGCGCTGGTGGGGTTTGGTTTCGTCAAGCAGGCGTTCTTCCCGCCCTCCAATACGCCCATGTATCTGGTGGACTACTGGCTGCCTCAGGGCAGTGACATTCGTGCTACCCAGGAGTCGGTGGCTCGGCTGGAAGCGTCACTGCTGGAGATGGAGAGTGTGACCCAGGTGACCAGCACTATCGGTCGAGGGGCCGAGCGATTCATGCTGCCCTATGCGCCGGAAAAGAGTTACCCCAGCTATGCCCAGCTGATTGTGCAGGTGGCAGACCGGGAACAGATTGAGGCAGCCCTGTCCGATACCCGTGACCTGATACGGGAACAGCATCTGCAGGCCTTCGCCAAGGTGAAGCGGCTGATGATTGGCCCCAGCCCGGCGGCTTCCATCGAGGCCCGTTTCAGCGGTCCGGATCCGGCCACGTTGCGTGAGCTTGGCCTCAAGGCCAAGGAGATCATGGCGGCGGATGGTGCCCTGGAAAGTATTCGCCATGACTGGCGTCAGCAGGAAAAGGTCATCCGTCCGCAGTTTCAGGAAGCCCAGGCTCGTCGCGCCGGGATCAGCCGGGAAGACCTGGATAACACCCTGGCACTGAATTTCAGTGGCCGCACGGTGGGGCTGTATCGGGACGGCAGCAAGCTGTTGCCCATCGTGGCGCGGCCACCGGATGAGGAGCGCCTCAGTGCCAACAATCTGAATGACGTGCAGGTGTGGTCGCCGGTGTACGCCACCTATATCCCCATCAGCCAGGTGGTGTCGGACTTTTCCACGGAATGGGAAAACGCCCTGATCATGCGGCGTGACCGCAAGCGTACCCTCACTGTGCAGGCGGAGCCGGATGTGCTGGGCGATGAAACGGCGGATCACGTGCTGCGCCGCATTCGACCGCAGATCGAGGCGCTGGAGCTGCCTCCCGGGTACGCCCTGACCTGGGGAGGCGAGTACGAGGCATCGCGGGATGCCCAGGCGGCGGTGTTTGGCAGTCTGCCGCTGGGTTATCTGTTCATGTTCATCATCACCATGTTGCTGTTCGACTCCCTGCGCCAGCCGTTGGTGATCTGGGCCACGGTGCCTTTGGCGATCATTGGCGTAACCCTGGGGCTGCTGTTGCTCAATGCGCCGTTCGGCTTCATGGCGTTGCTGGGTTTCCTCAGTCTGTCAGGCATGCTGGTGAAGAACGGCATCGTGCTGGTGGAGCAGATCAAGCTGGAGATGACGGAGCGGGAACCCTTGGATGCGGTGGTGCATGCTTCCGTGTCGCGGGTGAGACCGGTCTGCATGGCGGCAATTACCACCGTGCTGGGCATGGTGCCGTTGCTGTTTGATGCCTTCTTCGAGTCCATGGCCGTGGTGATCATGTTTGGTCTGGGCTTTGCCACCATCCTCACCCTGGTGGTGGTGCCGGTGCTGTACACCCTGGTGTACGGCATCAAGGCGCGTAAGGGCGTGCCGGTTTAG
- a CDS encoding efflux RND transporter periplasmic adaptor subunit — protein MQRFWAVLGLSLALWGCGDEPQEEAPMAQPVKLFTVDSMTKGRLRHYPGKVVATEGSELAFRVSGQLEKFAVRAGEEVKKGQLLAALDPADFRNQLADRQAQYDLANSQYQRSISLHERGVISESQFDELKARRLQAQAALSLARDNVNYTRLKAPYAGTVARTYVENFQFVQAKEPILYLQGNKDIDIEFAVSERFFTNLREGGEDYQPDVRFEGAPDKVFKASYKEHEASADDRTQTYIITLTMANPEGIVVLPGMSVDVAIDLTQIMRKASAWPQVPVEAVFNKDGEDGAYVWRFDPQANVVNAVEVTLGQVVGDGVEITAGLDAGDRIVSAGVHHLKEGQAVRELVKERGL, from the coding sequence ATGCAACGTTTTTGGGCAGTGCTTGGCCTGTCGTTGGCATTATGGGGCTGTGGTGATGAGCCGCAGGAAGAGGCGCCCATGGCGCAGCCGGTGAAGCTGTTCACTGTGGACAGTATGACGAAAGGCCGGCTGCGACATTACCCCGGCAAGGTGGTGGCCACCGAAGGGTCCGAGCTGGCGTTTCGGGTATCCGGCCAGCTGGAAAAGTTTGCCGTGCGCGCCGGTGAAGAGGTGAAGAAGGGGCAGTTGCTGGCAGCGCTTGATCCGGCCGATTTCCGCAATCAGCTGGCAGACCGGCAAGCACAGTATGATCTGGCCAACAGCCAGTACCAGCGCAGCATCAGTCTGCACGAGCGCGGCGTCATTTCAGAATCCCAGTTTGATGAGCTCAAGGCCAGGCGCCTCCAGGCCCAGGCCGCGCTAAGTCTGGCCCGCGATAACGTCAATTACACCCGCCTCAAAGCGCCCTATGCCGGTACCGTGGCACGGACTTATGTGGAGAACTTCCAGTTCGTGCAGGCCAAGGAGCCGATCCTGTATCTGCAGGGCAACAAGGACATCGATATCGAGTTTGCGGTCTCGGAGCGCTTCTTCACCAACCTGCGTGAGGGCGGTGAGGACTACCAGCCGGATGTCCGTTTCGAGGGGGCGCCGGACAAGGTCTTCAAGGCCAGCTACAAGGAACATGAAGCCAGTGCCGATGACCGTACCCAGACCTACATCATCACCCTGACCATGGCCAACCCGGAAGGCATCGTGGTGCTGCCGGGCATGAGTGTGGACGTGGCCATTGATCTGACCCAGATCATGCGCAAGGCGAGCGCCTGGCCGCAGGTGCCGGTAGAGGCAGTGTTCAACAAGGATGGAGAAGACGGCGCCTACGTGTGGCGTTTTGATCCGCAAGCCAACGTGGTCAATGCGGTGGAGGTGACGTTGGGGCAGGTGGTGGGTGACGGGGTGGAAATCACGGCGGGGCTGGACGCGGGTGACCGGATTGTCAGCGCTGGCGTTCATCACCTCAAGGAAGGGCAGGCCGTTCGCGAACTGGTGAAGGAACGCGGACTATGA
- a CDS encoding calcium/sodium antiporter: MLLAIAALIGGLILLVWSADKFVDGAAGTAAHAGMPPLLIGMVIVGFGTSAPEMVVSALAALEGNPSLALGNAYGSNISNIALILGVVAVISPIAINSAVLRKELPVLTVITLLAGYQLMDGQISWLDAWILIGLLAALMGWSIYSAMTGKGDVLGGEVETELAEHPLPLKMALFWLVVGLILLVVSSRALVWGAVFIAQSLGVSDLIIGLTIVAIGTSLPELASSIAAVRKNEHDIAFGNVLGSNLFNTLGVVGIAGAISPMAVEQDVLIRDWSLMMGLTLILFVMGYGLWGRKGHVTRSNGIGLLIVYVAYMAYLASTVLKAV, from the coding sequence ATGTTGCTGGCCATTGCCGCCTTGATTGGCGGGTTGATTCTGCTGGTGTGGAGCGCCGACAAGTTTGTGGATGGTGCCGCCGGTACGGCCGCCCATGCGGGGATGCCGCCGCTGCTGATCGGCATGGTGATTGTTGGTTTTGGCACCTCGGCTCCGGAGATGGTGGTGTCGGCCCTGGCGGCGCTGGAAGGTAACCCTTCGCTGGCGCTGGGGAACGCCTACGGCTCCAACATTTCCAACATCGCACTGATTCTCGGTGTGGTGGCGGTGATCAGCCCGATTGCCATCAACTCGGCAGTACTCCGCAAGGAGCTTCCTGTGCTGACGGTGATTACCCTGTTGGCGGGTTACCAGCTGATGGATGGCCAGATCTCGTGGCTGGATGCCTGGATTCTGATCGGCCTGCTGGCGGCGCTCATGGGTTGGTCAATCTACTCGGCCATGACTGGCAAGGGCGATGTGCTCGGCGGCGAGGTAGAGACCGAACTGGCCGAACATCCCCTGCCCTTGAAGATGGCGCTGTTCTGGCTGGTGGTAGGCCTCATCTTGCTGGTAGTCAGCTCCCGTGCGCTGGTCTGGGGGGCGGTGTTCATTGCCCAATCCCTCGGCGTCAGTGACCTGATCATCGGACTGACCATCGTGGCCATTGGTACGTCGCTGCCAGAGCTGGCGTCGAGCATCGCGGCGGTGCGCAAGAACGAGCACGATATCGCCTTTGGCAACGTGCTAGGCTCGAACCTGTTCAATACGCTGGGTGTCGTCGGTATTGCCGGTGCCATCAGCCCCATGGCGGTGGAGCAGGATGTGCTGATCCGTGACTGGTCGCTGATGATGGGCCTGACGCTGATATTGTTTGTGATGGGCTACGGTCTGTGGGGTCGCAAGGGCCATGTGACACGGAGTAACGGCATTGGGTTGCTGATTGTCTACGTGGCGTACATGGCGTATCTGGCCAGCACCGTGTTGAAGGCGGTTTAA